Part of the Virgibacillus necropolis genome, TTTTATTTTAAATGTAGGTCGATCATATGCAAGTGTCATGCCGTTACTATCAAGAATTTTACCCCGCTCCGAATCGAGGCCATAGGACGCTGTGCGTTTCTTATCAGCCCATTCCTCTAACGAAACATTATTAATTTCTCCAGTAGCCTGTATGTACATAAACCTTCCAGTCAAAATTAAAAAAACCGAGACAAATAAAAGAATTAATATTCCAGCCATAAAATGTGTTGTTTTATTTTTTTTCATAGAAATCCACCTTGCTTATTTCTTTATAACACTAACTTGCTTAATTTCCGCATCTTGAATTTGCAAGCCATTTTCTTTAGCAATTTTAACAATTCTCTCTGGTCTACTCAACTCTTTTTTTTCAAATAATAATCCTTCATTTTGTACTTGTTGTGTTTGAACCTTATTTTCTAGTGCTTGTAATTCTCTATTGACCGTGTCTGTGGAAGAAGCGAAAGATACCATATACATAGATGCAGTAATCAAACATGTACCTACTATTGAATATAGAACTTTTTCACCCTTTGTAATCCAGCTTTGTTTTCTTACCTTTACTACAACCTGTTTGTCCTTTTTCGGTGATGCAGTAGTTTGTGTTTGTTCCCAATTGCGGGCTTGACTTGCACTCATTATTTTTTCCA contains:
- the ftsL gene encoding cell division protein FtsL, which encodes MSASQARNWEQTQTTASPKKDKQVVVKVRKQSWITKGEKVLYSIVGTCLITASMYMVSFASSTDTVNRELQALENKVQTQQVQNEGLLFEKKELSRPERIVKIAKENGLQIQDAEIKQVSVIKK